The DNA region CCGGTCATCATCGACGATTAGGATATTCATGGGGTTGCCCGGCTCGCGGTCTCACAGGGCAAGCTCTGTGCGCTTTCGGCCAAGGCACAATGAGCCGGCCGCTGTCTCGTTCTGAGACAGTTGCCATCCAGTAGCAGGATCTTTCTGACTGTGACTCTCATAATCGCCTGAACTCGACGCGGTTTAAACTTTGACCGCAGAAAGCATACCTGGGTTCGCGAGGCCGAAACCTCTAAGAGCAAGAAGCGTGCAAACCTGGTAAAAACTACGGATTCCGGGCTTCTGCCCAGCGGATAGCATAACGGACGAGGTCGGTACCTGTATGGAGTTGGAGCTTTTTTTTGATATTGGCGCGATGGACCTCGACGGTTTTGATGCTCAGGTGAAGGTGCTCGGCTATCTGGCGTGTGCCCTGGCCGCGGGCAATGAGTTCGAAGACCTCGAATTCACGGTCGGAGAGTTGCTCGATGGGTGAGCGGGTCGCTGGGGCGCGATGGCCGGAGAATGCCTCGAGGATTTGGGCCGACATTTTATCGCTGACATAGATTTTGCCGGCCAAGACCTGGCGGATGGCGTCCATCAGCTTTTTGCCCCCTTCCTGTTTCATAATATAACCACGTCCGCCGGCGCACAGGACGCGTTCGGCATAGAGGGCTTCGTCATGCATCGAGACGACCAAGATGGGGAGGTTCGGGTGGATGGTATGGATGTCCTTGATGAGTTCCAGCCCGCTGCGATCGGGCAGGGAGATATCGACCAGAATCAGGTCGGGGAGTTGCTTGGAGAGGGCGCTGAGGGCTTGGGTGGCATTTTCGGCCTGGCCGCCGGTCAGCAAGTCCGGTTCGTGTTCGATCAACTGGGCCAGGCCCTCGCGCATCATAGGGTGGTCATCGACAATGAGGATGCGTTTCCGGCCTGTTGCGCCCGTTTTCATCAGGATTCCTTTTGAATCGGAGGGCGCAGAGGGAGCGAGCAGGTCACGCGCATGCCGCCCTGGACATTCGGCTCGATGGAGAGCCGCCCTCCAATCAGCCCGGCGCGATGTTGCATAATGCGCAAACCCATTCCGTTTTGCTTGGGGAGAGTTTGGGAAAAGCCGTTGCCATTGTCGATGACAGTCAGCAGGAGGCGCTCGGGGTCGGATTCCATACGGATGACAATATGAGTGGCTTTGCCATGGCGGATGGCATTGGAGACGGCCTCCTGGGCGATACGATAAAGGTGAGTGGCGGCGGCAGGGGCACAGGGCGGACTGCGGTGCGGGGCTTCAACACGGCATGAAACCCCAAACATCTTCTGCGCGCTGGAGGCCAGTTCCTCGAGGGCCGAGGCCAACCCTTCGGTCTCAATGGTGACTGGGGACAAGCCGCGCGCCAGGGAACGGGTTTGGCCGATGGCTTCGCGGACGTGCCGGGCAATTTCACCCGCGCGCGCGGCGTCGGCCTTGGATTTGGGGGCCAACTTTTGTTCGAGAACCTGGCTCATCAGCTCGATGCCGGCCAGGTGCTGACAAATGCCGTCGTGGAGGTCCTGGCCGATGCGGCGGCGCTCCTGGTCGCTGATTTCCAGGACTTCGCGTTCGAGCCTTTTGCGCTCGGTAACATCGCGGAAAATGATGAGCCAGTGAGTTGGCTTTCCGGACTGGTCGCGCACGGGCCCGATGCGCCACTCGCCCCAGCGCTCGCCCTGAGGGGTGAGGTAGGTGGAAAGCTCTTCGAGGGCGGGAACACCCTGGGGCAAGCCGGCGCGCAATCTTGCGGAGACCTGTGAGAGGCCGCTTAAGGCGCTCAAGGGGCGGCCAATGACTTTCTCCGGGGCGTAGCCTGTGGCCTGAGCAAAGGCTGGATTGATATAGACCACCTTGGGGTCGGGCGCTTCGGCGTTGGTGATTAAGACGGCGCTGAAGCCCTGCTCGACCACGCTGCGCACCACGCGCACCTGCTCCTCGGCTTCGGCAAGCCGGCGCTCGTTGGTGAGCTGGTCCAGGGCCCGTTTGACTACTTCCGGGACGAACTGGAGGAAATCGACATCCTTAACCAGATAATCCCGGGCGCCGCGTTTCATCATCTCAACCGCGACGCGCTCGTCGCCCTGACCGGTAATGATGATGAAAGGCGGACAGCGGTTATCGGCGGTGAGTTGCTGAACGAGTTGTTTGCCGTCAATATCCTGAAGCTTCAGGTCCAGCAACATCAACTCGACCTGATCGCGCGCCAGCCAGTCCCGGGCCTCTTTGCCCGAGAGGGCGGCAGCGGTGGAGAACCCTTCGCGCTGGAGGGCCTTTTGGATAAGGCGCACCAACCCGCGGTCATCATCGACGATGAACACGGTCGCCTGGCCTTGCTGCTTGCCGGTCCGGGCATTCATGGAGCCGGTCGGCGCATCAAAGCGTGTTTGGTAAATGGTTTCAGCCTCCTCATGCCACTTGAGTCCGTGTCGCTCCACAGATAGGAGCGCAAGGCAGGAAACCGTTGAAAACGGTTTCCTTTGCTGCTCGGGTCCGCCAACACCCCGCTGAAGCGGGGTGTTAATGAGAGTCGCACAGCCCTGAAGAATCCGGTCGAGCGCACCCTCGTAGTCGAACTGCGGGAAAAGCAATGACTAGTACTATAACAGAGAAGTTTCGAGACAGAGGGCCTCCTCTCCCTAGCCCTCTCCTCCAAAGGAGGAGAGGGAATTGCTTTCCGACGCATGTGAGGAAACTTGGCTGCCAGTTTACTAGAACGAGGAGGATAAGCAGCCTGAACATTTTTGAAAGACGTTCGCAGGCGCATGGGGTTTGAGAGGGTTCCAGCTTCGGAAGACGCGTCTGACTTTGCTCAGGAGTTGCCGTCGATCTCCGGGACTTTTACCAGAGAGATGTACAGGCCCAGGCTTTTGATCGCTTCTGCGAACTTATCATAATCGACCGGCTTGACGATATAACTGGCGCAGCCGATGGCATGGCAACGTTCGACCTCGCGCGGGTCGTCTGTGGTGGTGAGCATGATGACTGGGATTTTGCGCAGTTCGGGGTTCTCTTTGATCTGGCGCAGCACCTCAACTCCATCGACCTGCGGCATGCGAATATCCAGCAGCAGGAGGTAGGGTGTGTCATGCGCCCGGTGCGACCCGGCCCCGCGCCGGAACAGGAAGTCCAATACCGCTTGCCCATTGGCAAAGCGCTCGATCTTGTTGTGCAGGCCCCCACGCGTCAGATTTTTCTCAATCAACCGCGCGTGGCCGGCGTCGTCTTCAGCTATCAGAATCACCACTTCGCGAGCCTCACTCATGAGGTGAGATTAAAGCTGGTTCTATGGAATGGGCAAGCGTCTTGGGCTGCGGCAGTCCTCCTAGAGGGAAACATGCAGAAAGAAACAGGAGGAAACGGAGAGAACGGAGGTTCTTGAAGCACTTTTGTGATGTGCAATCAACCCTCATTGAGCATTATGCATTGAGCATTTTCCATTTTTTAATGCACGCGGGTCTGCAGGATTCTCAGCGCCTCCGTAAAACAATCAGAGGCCCCAATAAAAGCCAGAGCTTCCTGACGTCGGCTGCTACGGACTCTGGGCGGGCTGGGGTTGAGCAGGTCAGTTTCCAACCGGGACCACAACCGTACCGCTGGCGCGTTCAAATAACGGCTTAGCTTCCGGTTTGAAGGGTTGGAAGAGTGAAACGCGCCCCGGCTCAGCAAGGACACCTGCGGTGCTGGAAACGGCGGTGACGGTGGGCTGCTCGAAGAGGGGATTAGGAGCTGGGGTTGCAGCTAAATTGGCGATGGGCACATTGTTCTGGCCCGGTGGCACAATAGCGAAGGAGGCGGTATCGGCCTTCTCTGAGAAAACAACACCAGCGACCAGCATCCCGCAGATACCCATCGCAAAGGCGCCGGCGACCAGCGGTTTGGCTTCCAATGCGGCCAAAAGCCGTTGCAGCCAAGGGGCATCCCACGAGACCCAGTCCAGGATACTCTCGTTTGCCAGGGGCTCACCGGCGCGGATGCGGGCGATAACCTGGGTTGAGAACGTGTCAAAATACCCGGCAGAGGGCTGCTCGTAGCGTTTCAAGACGAGCAGCCGGCGCAAAGGTTGGAAGTTGTCCTGCTCAGGATTCATAAAGTCATTTCAAATAATCGGACAAGTATGCCTGGAGTTGCTGGCGAGCGTAAAAGAGCCGGGACCGCACGGTTCCAATATTGCAGTCCATAATTTCGGCAATCTCTTCATGTGATAAACCCTGCACATCGTGCAATGTCACAACCAATCTATGAGGTTCTGACAGCTTCTGCATGGACTCGTTCAATTTTTCCTGCAATTCGATCAAATTCACCTCGCGCCGCGGCGTCTTGTCGGAAATCAAGGCCATCAGGTCTGGGTCGTGTTCGGCATTGAAATCGAGATCATCGAGGCTAATTTGGGCTCTATTCTTGCGTTGTTTGAGGAAGTTAATGGTTTTATTAACGGCAATGCGATAAACCCAGGTGTAAAAGCTGGAGCCGCCTTTGAATGATTTGAGGGCGTGGAAGGCCTTAATGAAGGCCTCTTGAGCCAGGTCATTGGCATCCTCATGATTGGAGGTCATGTGGTAAACGGTCGCGTAGATGCGTTCCTGGTAGCGTCGCACCAAATCATCGTAGGCGCCCAAATCCCCTTTGCGGGCCCGTTTGACCAACTCCATCTCCTCGGGCACAGGTGCGGGC from Verrucomicrobiia bacterium includes:
- a CDS encoding response regulator, producing the protein MERHGLKWHEEAETIYQTRFDAPTGSMNARTGKQQGQATVFIVDDDRGLVRLIQKALQREGFSTAAALSGKEARDWLARDQVELMLLDLKLQDIDGKQLVQQLTADNRCPPFIIITGQGDERVAVEMMKRGARDYLVKDVDFLQFVPEVVKRALDQLTNERRLAEAEEQVRVVRSVVEQGFSAVLITNAEAPDPKVVYINPAFAQATGYAPEKVIGRPLSALSGLSQVSARLRAGLPQGVPALEELSTYLTPQGERWGEWRIGPVRDQSGKPTHWLIIFRDVTERKRLEREVLEISDQERRRIGQDLHDGICQHLAGIELMSQVLEQKLAPKSKADAARAGEIARHVREAIGQTRSLARGLSPVTIETEGLASALEELASSAQKMFGVSCRVEAPHRSPPCAPAAATHLYRIAQEAVSNAIRHGKATHIVIRMESDPERLLLTVIDNGNGFSQTLPKQNGMGLRIMQHRAGLIGGRLSIEPNVQGGMRVTCSLPLRPPIQKES
- a CDS encoding response regulator transcription factor yields the protein MKTGATGRKRILIVDDHPMMREGLAQLIEHEPDLLTGGQAENATQALSALSKQLPDLILVDISLPDRSGLELIKDIHTIHPNLPILVVSMHDEALYAERVLCAGGRGYIMKQEGGKKLMDAIRQVLAGKIYVSDKMSAQILEAFSGHRAPATRSPIEQLSDREFEVFELIARGQGTRQIAEHLHLSIKTVEVHRANIKKKLQLHTGTDLVRYAIRWAEARNP
- a CDS encoding sigma-70 family RNA polymerase sigma factor; amino-acid sequence: MTEPVRRKGPSEPESPAPAPVPEEMELVKRARKGDLGAYDDLVRRYQERIYATVYHMTSNHEDANDLAQEAFIKAFHALKSFKGGSSFYTWVYRIAVNKTINFLKQRKNRAQISLDDLDFNAEHDPDLMALISDKTPRREVNLIELQEKLNESMQKLSEPHRLVVTLHDVQGLSHEEIAEIMDCNIGTVRSRLFYARQQLQAYLSDYLK
- a CDS encoding response regulator encodes the protein MSEAREVVILIAEDDAGHARLIEKNLTRGGLHNKIERFANGQAVLDFLFRRGAGSHRAHDTPYLLLLDIRMPQVDGVEVLRQIKENPELRKIPVIMLTTTDDPREVERCHAIGCASYIVKPVDYDKFAEAIKSLGLYISLVKVPEIDGNS